In one Salipiger abyssi genomic region, the following are encoded:
- the glyA gene encoding serine hydroxymethyltransferase, producing MNAPHRDNGFFTEELSSRDPEVFGSITSELGRQREEIELIASENIVSYAVMQAQGSVMTNKYAEGYPGKRYYGGCQYVDVAETLAIERAKALFNCEFANVQPNSGSQMNQAVFLALLKPGDTFMGLDLNSGGHLTHGSPVNMSGKWFNVVSYGVRQQDELLDMEAIRESAREHKPKLIVAGGTAYSRVWDWAAFREIADEVGAYLMVDMAHIAGLVAGGAHPSPLPHAHVVTTTTHKSLRGPRGGMILTNDADIAKKVNSAVFPGLQGGPLMHVIAAKAVAFGEALRPGFKDYAAQVVKNAQAMADQLMKGGIDIVSGGTDNHLCLADLRPKGVTGKAAEAALGRAHITCNKNGVPFDPEKPFVTSGIRLGSPAGTTRGFGEAEFRQIADWIVEVVDGLAANGDEGNGEVEAKVRSEVEALCKQFPLYPKL from the coding sequence ATGAACGCCCCGCACCGCGACAACGGCTTTTTCACCGAAGAACTCTCCTCCCGCGATCCCGAAGTCTTCGGCTCGATCACCAGCGAGCTGGGCCGCCAGCGCGAAGAGATCGAGCTCATCGCCTCGGAAAACATCGTGAGCTACGCCGTGATGCAGGCGCAGGGCTCGGTGATGACGAACAAATACGCCGAAGGCTATCCGGGCAAGCGCTATTACGGCGGCTGCCAGTATGTCGACGTGGCCGAGACGCTGGCCATCGAGCGTGCCAAGGCGCTGTTCAACTGCGAATTCGCCAACGTCCAGCCGAACTCCGGCAGCCAGATGAACCAAGCGGTGTTCCTGGCGTTGCTGAAACCGGGCGACACCTTCATGGGGCTCGACCTCAACTCGGGCGGCCACCTGACCCACGGCTCGCCGGTCAACATGTCGGGCAAGTGGTTCAACGTGGTCTCCTACGGCGTGCGCCAGCAGGACGAGCTGCTCGACATGGAGGCGATCCGCGAGAGCGCCCGCGAGCACAAGCCCAAGCTGATCGTCGCCGGCGGCACCGCCTATTCCCGCGTCTGGGACTGGGCCGCCTTCCGCGAGATCGCCGATGAGGTGGGCGCCTATCTGATGGTCGACATGGCGCATATCGCGGGGCTCGTGGCCGGCGGCGCGCATCCCTCGCCGCTGCCGCATGCGCATGTGGTGACGACGACCACTCACAAATCCCTGCGCGGCCCGCGCGGCGGCATGATCCTGACCAACGATGCCGATATCGCCAAGAAGGTGAACTCGGCGGTGTTCCCCGGCCTTCAGGGCGGCCCGCTGATGCATGTGATCGCCGCCAAGGCCGTGGCCTTCGGCGAGGCGCTACGCCCCGGCTTCAAGGACTACGCCGCGCAGGTGGTGAAGAACGCGCAGGCGATGGCCGACCAGCTCATGAAGGGCGGGATCGACATCGTGTCGGGCGGCACCGACAACCACCTCTGCCTCGCCGACCTGCGGCCCAAGGGCGTGACCGGCAAGGCCGCCGAGGCGGCACTGGGGCGCGCGCATATCACCTGCAACAAGAACGGCGTGCCGTTCGATCCGGAGAAACCCTTCGTGACCAGCGGCATCCGCCTCGGCTCGCCCGCCGGCACCACGCGCGGCTTCGGTGAGGCCGAGTTCCGCCAGATCGCCGACTGGATCGTCGAGGTGGTCGACGGGCTGGCCGCCAATGGCGACGAGGGCAATGGCGAGGTCGAGGCCAAGGTGCGGAGCGAGGTGGAAGCGCTCTGCAAACAGTTCCCGCTTTATCCGAAGCTCTGA
- a CDS encoding NAD kinase — MSLKIAFCASNAPVAQSALAGLTRRYGNHAEEGADVIVALGGDGFMLHTMHRTQELEVPVYGMNRGTVGFLMNEYSEHGLEERLAAAEEAVINPLSMRAHRSDGSLHEELAINEVSLLRAGPQAARLAIHVDGKLRMPELVCDGALLATPAGSTAYNYSAHGPILPIGAEVLALTAVAAFRPRRWRGALLPKAAEVTFEVLEHEKRPVMAEADSQSVRDVLRVDIRSEPSVAHRVLFDPGHGLEERLIREQFV, encoded by the coding sequence ATGTCGCTGAAAATCGCCTTCTGTGCCTCGAACGCGCCCGTCGCGCAATCCGCGCTGGCCGGGCTGACCCGGCGCTACGGCAACCATGCCGAGGAGGGCGCGGACGTGATCGTGGCGCTCGGCGGCGACGGGTTCATGCTGCACACGATGCACCGCACACAGGAGCTGGAAGTGCCGGTCTATGGCATGAACCGCGGCACGGTCGGCTTTCTGATGAACGAGTATTCCGAGCACGGGCTGGAGGAGCGCCTCGCCGCCGCCGAGGAGGCGGTGATCAACCCGCTCTCGATGCGCGCCCATCGCAGCGACGGCTCGCTGCACGAGGAGCTGGCGATCAACGAGGTCTCTCTGTTGCGCGCGGGCCCGCAGGCGGCGCGGCTGGCGATCCATGTGGACGGCAAGCTGCGCATGCCCGAGCTGGTCTGCGACGGCGCGCTGCTGGCCACCCCCGCCGGCTCGACCGCCTATAACTACTCCGCGCACGGGCCGATCCTGCCCATCGGCGCGGAGGTTCTGGCGCTCACCGCCGTCGCCGCCTTCCGCCCCCGCCGCTGGCGCGGGGCGCTGCTGCCCAAGGCCGCCGAGGTCACCTTCGAGGTGCTGGAGCACGAAAAGCGCCCGGTCATGGCCGAGGCCGACAGCCAGTCGGTGCGCGACGTGCTGCGCGTCGATATCCGCTCCGAGCCCTCGGTCGCCCACCGGGTGCTGTTCGATCCGGGTCACGGGCTCGAAGAGCGGCTGATCCGCGAACAGTTCGTCTGA
- a CDS encoding CsbD family protein has protein sequence MNWDIIQGKWKQLKGAVQENWGELTEDDLDKAAGSREQLVGLIQERYGLAKADAERQVDEFFADKAA, from the coding sequence ATGAACTGGGATATTATTCAAGGTAAGTGGAAACAGCTGAAAGGCGCCGTTCAGGAGAACTGGGGCGAGCTGACCGAAGACGATCTCGACAAGGCCGCTGGCAGCCGCGAGCAGCTCGTGGGCCTGATCCAGGAACGCTACGGTCTCGCAAAGGCGGATGCCGAGCGTCAGGTTGATGAGTTCTTCGCCGACAAGGCCGCCTGA
- the gloA2 gene encoding SMU1112c/YaeR family gloxylase I-like metalloprotein, which yields MQLKAIHHVALICGDYARSRAFYVDLLGLRVIAETLREERQSWKLDLALPDGGQLELFSFPSPPERPSRPEAKGLRHLAFTVDDVTVAKDWLEARGIAVEPVRTDALTGKRFTFFADPDGLPLELYER from the coding sequence ATGCAGCTCAAGGCCATTCACCATGTCGCGCTGATCTGCGGCGACTATGCCCGCAGCCGGGCGTTTTATGTCGATCTTCTGGGGCTGCGGGTGATCGCCGAAACGCTGCGCGAGGAACGCCAGAGTTGGAAGCTCGACCTCGCGCTGCCGGATGGCGGCCAGCTTGAGCTGTTCAGCTTCCCCTCCCCGCCAGAGCGCCCCTCGCGCCCCGAGGCCAAGGGGTTGCGCCACCTTGCCTTTACCGTCGATGACGTGACCGTGGCCAAGGACTGGCTGGAGGCGCGGGGCATCGCGGTGGAACCGGTCCGCACCGACGCGCTGACCGGCAAGCGCTTTACCTTCTTCGCCGATCCCGACGGGCTGCCGCTGGAGCTTTACGAGCGCTGA
- a CDS encoding DUF4396 domain-containing protein: protein MQAVESVIASPWFLIVWALLMIPSEIALLRDLKTKNSHLMSLMKLVWALTVLYSGPLGLLIYWTCGRKEIPEDNLARRAFRSVAHCYSGCGLGEITGVILAVGLLRVGTGATAAITFAFAYTVGFALTFGPLIQDGVSKRLALKDTFLAETPSIFVMEIVAIAVDLTLAGNAGMSDVRFWSSLIVSLTCGLVAAYPVNVLLLHFGVKEGMMDPRMTDHGTHGHHEAHAH, encoded by the coding sequence ATGCAAGCCGTCGAAAGCGTTATCGCCTCGCCCTGGTTCCTGATTGTCTGGGCGCTGCTGATGATCCCCTCCGAGATCGCCCTCCTGCGGGATCTGAAAACGAAGAACAGCCATCTGATGAGCCTGATGAAGCTCGTCTGGGCGTTGACCGTGCTCTATTCCGGTCCGCTCGGTCTGCTCATCTACTGGACCTGTGGCCGCAAGGAGATCCCCGAGGACAATCTGGCGCGTCGCGCGTTCCGCTCGGTGGCGCATTGCTATTCCGGCTGCGGACTGGGCGAGATCACCGGCGTTATCCTCGCGGTGGGTCTCCTGCGGGTCGGCACCGGGGCGACAGCGGCCATCACATTCGCTTTCGCCTATACGGTGGGTTTCGCGCTCACCTTCGGCCCGCTGATACAGGACGGCGTCTCGAAACGTCTTGCGCTCAAAGACACCTTCCTGGCCGAGACCCCCTCGATCTTCGTGATGGAGATCGTGGCCATCGCGGTCGACCTGACGCTGGCCGGCAATGCCGGGATGAGCGATGTCCGGTTCTGGTCCTCGCTGATCGTATCGCTGACCTGTGGCCTTGTCGCCGCCTACCCGGTGAACGTGCTGCTGCTGCATTTCGGCGTGAAGGAAGGCATGATGGATCCGCGCATGACCGATCACGGGACGCACGGCCACCACGAGGCCCATGCGCACTGA
- a CDS encoding propionyl-CoA synthetase: MGYKDVYEAWKSDPEGFWMEAAQAIDWVKEPSKALFDKGEDMYEWFSDGLVNTCWNAVDRHVEAGRGDEIAIMHESPITHSTKGITYSELQARVASLAGALKMRGVEKGDRVIIYMPMIPEALEAMLACARLGAVHSVVFGGFAAHELAVRIDDCTPKAIIASSCGLEPGRVVHYKPLLDEAIEQAEHKPEFCVIFQREQEVAKLIEGRDFSWHGFQYGVKPAECVPVEGNHPAYILYTSGTTGQPKGVVRSTAGHLVALQWTMKNIYNIEPGDRFWAASDVGWVVGHSYICYGPLITGAQTVVFEGKPIGTPHAGVFWRIIQNHRIKSFFTAPTALRAIRRADPDGEWIKRYKLHDLQALFLAGERADPSTIEWAQKHLGVPVIDHWWQTETGWGIAANPIGIEELPIKLGSPSVPMPGYDVRILDEGGHEVAPGELGAIAIKLPLPPGTLQTLWNAEARYKKSYLTQFPGYYETGDAGMKDEDGYLYIMSRTDDVINVAGHRLSTGAMEEVLASHPDVAECAVIGVADELKGQMPLGFICLSSGVDRDEAEVCKECVKLVRDQIGPVAAFKLCAVVDRLPKTRSGKILRATMVKIADGEEFKMPATIDDPAILDEIRTALQGLGYAKKEPA; the protein is encoded by the coding sequence ATGGGCTACAAGGACGTATACGAGGCGTGGAAATCCGATCCCGAAGGGTTCTGGATGGAGGCCGCGCAGGCGATCGACTGGGTCAAGGAGCCCTCCAAGGCGCTCTTCGACAAGGGCGAGGACATGTATGAGTGGTTCTCGGACGGGCTGGTCAATACCTGCTGGAACGCGGTCGACCGCCATGTCGAGGCGGGGCGGGGCGACGAAATCGCCATCATGCACGAAAGCCCGATCACCCATTCCACCAAGGGCATCACCTACAGCGAGTTGCAGGCGCGCGTCGCCTCGCTCGCCGGTGCGCTCAAGATGCGCGGCGTCGAAAAGGGCGACCGGGTCATCATCTACATGCCGATGATCCCCGAGGCGCTGGAGGCGATGCTGGCCTGCGCCCGGCTTGGTGCGGTGCATTCGGTGGTGTTCGGCGGCTTTGCAGCGCATGAGCTGGCGGTGCGCATCGACGATTGCACCCCCAAGGCGATCATCGCATCGAGCTGCGGGCTCGAACCGGGCCGCGTGGTGCATTACAAGCCGCTGCTCGACGAGGCCATCGAACAGGCCGAGCACAAGCCGGAATTCTGCGTGATCTTCCAGCGCGAGCAGGAGGTGGCCAAGCTGATCGAGGGGCGCGATTTCTCCTGGCACGGCTTCCAGTACGGTGTGAAGCCCGCCGAGTGCGTGCCGGTCGAGGGCAATCACCCGGCCTATATTCTCTATACCTCCGGCACGACCGGCCAGCCCAAGGGCGTGGTGCGCTCCACCGCCGGTCACCTTGTCGCCCTGCAATGGACGATGAAGAACATCTACAATATCGAGCCGGGCGACCGGTTCTGGGCGGCCTCGGATGTGGGCTGGGTCGTGGGGCATTCCTATATCTGCTACGGCCCGCTGATCACCGGCGCACAGACCGTGGTGTTCGAGGGCAAGCCCATTGGCACCCCGCATGCGGGCGTGTTCTGGCGGATCATCCAGAACCACAGGATCAAGTCGTTCTTCACCGCGCCGACCGCGCTGCGCGCCATCCGCCGCGCCGATCCGGACGGCGAATGGATCAAGCGCTACAAGCTGCACGATCTCCAGGCGCTGTTCCTCGCGGGCGAGCGCGCCGACCCGTCGACCATCGAATGGGCGCAAAAACACCTCGGCGTGCCGGTGATCGACCACTGGTGGCAGACCGAGACCGGCTGGGGCATCGCCGCGAACCCGATCGGGATCGAGGAGCTGCCGATCAAGCTGGGCAGCCCTTCGGTGCCGATGCCGGGCTACGACGTGCGCATTCTCGATGAAGGTGGCCATGAGGTCGCCCCGGGCGAGCTGGGGGCCATCGCGATCAAGCTGCCGCTGCCGCCGGGCACGCTGCAAACCCTGTGGAACGCCGAGGCGCGCTACAAGAAGAGCTATCTCACCCAGTTCCCCGGCTATTACGAGACCGGCGATGCGGGCATGAAGGACGAAGACGGCTATCTTTACATCATGTCGCGCACCGATGACGTGATCAACGTCGCGGGCCACCGCCTGTCCACCGGCGCGATGGAGGAGGTGCTGGCCTCACATCCGGATGTGGCCGAATGCGCGGTGATTGGGGTTGCCGATGAGCTCAAGGGGCAGATGCCGCTGGGCTTCATCTGCCTGAGCTCAGGCGTGGATCGCGACGAGGCCGAGGTCTGCAAGGAATGCGTCAAGCTGGTGCGCGACCAGATCGGCCCGGTTGCGGCCTTCAAGCTCTGCGCCGTGGTCGACCGTCTGCCCAAGACGCGCTCGGGCAAGATCCTGCGCGCCACCATGGTCAAGATCGCCGATGGCGAGGAATTCAAGATGCCGGCGACCATCGACGATCCGGCGATCCTCGACGAGATCCGCACCGCGCTGCAAGGGCTGGGCTACGCCAAGAAAGAGCCCGCCTGA